ATCTGCATAGGCTTTGGCATTGGCGTTGTAGCTTTCTGCATTGTCAGGATCGTATTTTACCAAGGCTTTGCGAATGTTTTCGATATATACCAAGGCATTTTTTGGCGACATCCACGCATGCGGATTTGGCATATTTTTGTATGGACCTTCGTAAATCGAAATTGGCGTAATGCCTTCTGTCACAATCACTGCGGGTTTATCTTTCACTTGTGTGAAGAACCGTTCAAACCAGCGTTCCAAGTTCATTCCATTCCAAAGCACTAAATCGGCTGATTGGGCTTTGACAATATCTTGCGGCGTAGGTTGATAATCGTGGATTTCTGCACCTGGTTTGGTGATAGATTCCACCACGGCTTTATCACCAGCCACATTTTGAGCGATATCTTGAATGACAGTAAAAGTGGTCACCACTTTAAATTGTTTCGCTGCAACGGGCAGTGCAACAACAAAAAGGGTGGATAACAGCGCGACGATTTTTTTCATATTAGTCTCCTTAAAAAAGTTATGGTCTTACGCGACGCTGCATTATACTGATCTCAAAATAAATTTCAATTGAGAATGATTTTCAATTGTTGATTTTTATCAATGAATTTTCTGTGGCAACACAGTTGCTACAATGAAATGATTACACATCATCCCGTCTAAAATGCCGCTGGCTTTTAGTTTCGTCACGGCTTTCAATTAAACGGTGATAATTTTCAAACCGAATGGGGTTGATTTCGCCGTTTTCGACCGCTGCTCGCACCGCGCAGCCAGGGTCGTTTTTATGTTTACAGTCACGGAATTTACAAGAGCCTAGCACTTTTTGAAATTCCCGATAGCCATTGGTGATTTGATCAGGTTCTAAATGCCACAACCCAAATTCACGAATACCTGGGGAGTCAATTAAGTTACCACCTTGTTGTAAGTGGTACAGCCGTGAGGCGGTGGTGGTGTGCTGTCCGAGCCCAGAAACATCGCTAACTGAACCTGTTAATGCGTTTACTTCAGGCAATAACCGATTGATTAAACTGGATTTTCCTACACCAGATTGCCCAACGAAAATAGATGTACCTTGCGATAGATAGCGGTCTAATTCTGCCATATTTTCGCCAGTATCAGCAGATAAGCAGAGCGTTTTGTAGCCAATTTTTTCATAAATGGCGAGTTGCTGTTCGACCTCCGATCGCTCCGTTTGGCTCAATAAATCCATTTTATTTAACACAATTAACGCAGGGATTTTTGCCGTTTCGCAAATTACTAAATAGCGGTCAATAATATTGAGCGACAACTGCGGCAGCACCGCCGATACGATAATAATTTGATTGATATTCGCCGCCATCACTTTGATTCCGTCATAATAATCGGGGCGGCTTAGCTCGTTTTGGCGTGGATGCACCGCTTCAATCACGCCGCTGATGCCTTGCAACTGCTCATTTCCCAATCGCCACGAGACCAAATCACCTACTACCACATTTTTCAAGGTGCGACGAAGGTTGCAGCGAAAAATCTCGCCCGTGTCTGTTTCCACATCAGCGTGTTTGGCGTGGCGAGTGACTACAATGCCTTGTTGTACATCGCCAAGCATATCATCTTGCCATTCAAATGCTTTCTTGCTGATTTTTTTGTGGCAGTTGGATTGAATCCGCCGTTGTTGATTTTGGGTTAAACGCCGTTTAGTCAAAGTGGTTCTCTTATAGCTCAAAAGTGCAGTAGGATACTACAAAACGAGGACAAGCGGTCAGATTCTTGCAAAATTTTGCAAGGAACTGATCGCTTGTTGCGAGAAAAGCAGGGGGTTAGCGTAATAAACGCTGACTATTCAACACCACCGTGATTGATGATAACGCCATTGCCATTGCGGAAATCATCGGATTGAGCAACCAGCCTGTGACGGAATAAAGCAGGCCTGCGGCAATCGGAATGCTAATAACGTTGTAAATAAACGCACCAAGCAAACTCTGCTTCATATTCGTCAACACCCGTTTGGAAAACGGCAGTACTAGTGCCAAGGGCTCAAGTCCTGAACGCATGAGTGACAAATCGGCGGTTTCCACCGCCACTTCGCTGCCGTTGTGCATTGCCACACCTACATTGGCTTGGGCAAGTGCGGGGGCATCATTGATGCCATCGCCAATCATGGCTACTTTTCGTCCTTCGGCTTGCAATTTCGCAATTTCTGCGGCTTTCTGTTCAGGCAGTACCTCGGCAATCACCCCATCTAAGCCAAGCTGTTTAGCGTAATAATCGGCAGTCACTTGACGATCCCCCGTGAGCATCAAACAGTGATAGCCTTGCTGTTGGAATTGTTTAATCAGTGCCGCACTTTCAGGGCGAAGTTGGTCTTGCAAGGTAATTATGCCGATGAGTTGGTTATCAACGGAAATAAAAATTTGCGTACCAACAGACTTTGCTACCGCTTGTGGGGAAAGTGCCGCCAAAGGCGGGGTAGGGGGCAAAATGGTATCTTTCACAAATTTCTCATTCCCAATCCGTACTTTTTGCCCATTCCAATTGGCTGAAATGCCCATTCCTTTGTGGATTTGAATATCCGACATCTCACAAGCGGTTAGATTCTCACAGAATTTTACCAAAGCTTTGGCGATCGGGTGGCTGGCTTGGCTTTCAAGGCTTTTGACTACGCGTAGTAGCTCCGTTTGGTTAAAATCGGCAAAGGTTTCCACTTGGCTGACGGTCATCTCGCCCGTGGTGAGCGTGCCAGTTTTGTCGAAAACCAGAGTATCGAGTTGGCTAGCAGCTTGCAGGGCCTCAATATTACGCACCAGTACACCGAATTCTGCGGTGCGTGCCACACCTGCAATCGTAGAGAGTGGAATTGCCAAACCCAAGGCACACGGGCAGGCGATAATCAGCACTGTGGTGAAAATCGACAGAGCAAATTCAAACGATTTGCCAAATCCGAGCCAAATCAGACCGCTTGCAAGAGCGATAACCAACACAATCGGCACAAAAACGGCAGCGATTTTATCTACCCATTTTGCCAACGGTGGTTTACTAGATTGGGCGTGGCGAACGGCGTGAATAATCCGAGCCAATGCCGTTTGCGAACCGACTTGCTCCGCTACATACACGCCCGCACCGTCTTGTACGATAGTGCCTGCCCGCACTTTATCGCCGATTTTTTTCTCAATCGGTAAAGCCTCGCCCGTGAGCATCGATTCATCTACCCAAATCGCCCCGCTTTCCACCACGCCATCGACTGCCAATCTATCGCCAGTTAAGGCTTGCACTCGCATTTGCGGTTTGATCGCTTTTACGGGAATAGTTTTTGCAAAATTTCCGTCTAAAATGACCGCTTGTTGTGGGGCGAGATCCAGCAATTTTTCCAACGCCAACGATGAACGCTGCTTGGCTTTGAGTTCTAAAAACTTGCCGAGATTGACGAAGCCGATAATCATCACACTGGCTTCGAAATAGAGATGCCCGCCGAGCTGATTGACAGCCAGTAGATAGCCCGAATACACCCACGCCACGCCCGTGCTGATTGCAATAAGCGTGTCCATATTTGCCGAACGATTTTTCAGGCTAATCCACGCCCCTGTGAAAAAGTGCTTGCCGCTAACCACCATCGTAGCCAAGGTGATCACTGCCCAAATCAGCCATTGCCAGCGGTTTTCGGCGGTTAGCTCCATACCGAAAAGCATTCCGTAGAGCATCAACGCTGCCCCAACGGCTAAGGCAGAAATAAATGCAAATTTTTTCTGTGTTAGCACCGCTTGGGTTTGGGTTTGCTGCTTGGTGCGGCGGATTTCTTCGCTTTCCAACAGCTCCGCACTAAAGCCGATTTTAGTAATTGTTTCAATCACTTGGCTTGCTGAAACATTACCCTGCACAAAGGCGGTTTGGTCGGCCAAATTGACCGAAACCAACTCGACTTCGGGCAATTTTCCCACCATTTTTTCCACCCGATGCACGCAGGCAGCACAATGCAAGCCATTGAGTAGAAATTGTTGCTCTTGCGACATCAGCTTGCCAACTCCGCATCAAAGCCAATATTTTCAATGGTTTCAATCAACGTTTGTATGCTTTCTAGGCTGTCAATTTCTGCCATTTGCGTGGCTAAATCGATCTTCACATCGGTTACACTTGGCAAGCCTTTTAACGCTTTTTCCACGCTTTTTACGCAGTTGCCGCAGTGTAAACCGTCGAGTTTTAAGGTGATTGTTGTCATTTTCTGTTCCTCTTTGGTGAAAAATTTGTGCTATCTTAAACCTTTACCCTAGGTTAAGGTCAAGTAGATGAATATTAGTCAAATTGCAAAGCAGAGCGGGCTTTCCGCCAAGCAAATTCGGGATTATGAAAAAGCGGGGTTGTTACCCGCTGCAATGCGAAATCAGGCGGGCTATCGCCAATATTCTCAGCAGGATTTGGAACGTTTGCACTTTATCAGCAATGCTCGCAAGGTCGATTTTTCACTTAAACAAATTGCAGAATTGCTCAAATTACGCGATAACCAAATGCGTTCAAGCCGAGAAGTGAAACAGTTGACTGAACGGCATCTCATTGAATTAAAAGCTAAAATTGCCGATTTAGAAAAAATGGTTGAGTTGTTGCAAAGTTGGAATAGTGCCTGCTGCGGCAACGACAGCCCCGATTGTGCGATTTTGAAAGGCTTAGCAAGTGAGTAGCAAGCGGTCGCTTTTCGTGAAAGTTTTGCCAACGGCAGAGAAAACGGAAAAAATTTGCAAAAAATTCGGCGGATCTTACCGCTTGTCGTGACGCAATTTGAGTTGAGCAACGTCTATAAATTCGGTAAAATTCGCCCCTGTTTTTATTTACACTAAAGAGCAAATCATGTCTGAAAAACGCTATGGAGCGGATGAAATTACCGTTCTTAAAGATCTTGAGCCAGTGCAGCTTCGCCCAGGAATGTACACCGATACAACTCGTCCGAACCATTTGGGACAAGAAGTTATTGATAATAGCGTAGATGAAGCTCTATCTGGTTTTGCCTCACAAATTGATGTGATTTTGCATGCAGATAACTCGTTAGAAGTGATTGATAATGGGCGAGGAATGCCTGTTGATATTCACTCAACGGAGAAAATTTCAGGGGTTGAACTGATTTTGACTAAGTTGCATGCTGGTGGGAAATTCTCCAATAAAAACTATACGTTCTCAGGCGGCTTACACGGCGTAGGGATTTCGGTTGTTAATGCGTTATCTAAACGAGTTGATATTACCATTAAACGTGGCGGTGAAATTTATACCATCGCCTTTGAGAATGGCGTGAAAGTTGAAGATCTGAAAGTGATTGGCAATTGCCCAAAACGTCAAACAGGGACGACGGTTCGGTTCTATCCGAATGAAAAATATTTTGATTCGCCTAAATTTTCCGTTAGCCGTTTACGCCATTTGTTGCGTGCAAAAGCGGTGCTTTGCCCGAAGCTCACGATTAATTTTACTGATCACATCAATCACAGCCAAGAAACGTGGTATTACGAAGACGGTTTAGCAGATTACTTGAATGAAACTTTGCAAGGGTATGAAATCATCCCGAATCCTGCTTTTATTGGCGATGTTAAAGGGGAAAGCGAAGCGGTAAGTTGGGCGTTAGTATGGCTACCTGAAGGTGAATTGCTAAATGAAAGCTATGTGAACTTGATTCCGACTTCTCTTGGTGGAACCCATGTGAATGGTCTGCGACAAGGTCTGTTCAAGGCAATGAATGAATTTTGCGATTTACACAATTTGTTGCCACGAGGGGTAAAACTGACAGCCGATGATGTGTGGAACCGTTGTGCTTATGTACTTTCGCTAAAAATGCAAGAGCCGCAATTTGCAGGTCAGACAAAAGAGCGATTATCTTCTCGCCAAGCGGCAAGCTATGTTGAGAATGCGATCAAAGATGCGTTTAGTTTATGGCTGAATCAAAATGTTCAAGCAGGACAGCAGTTAGCTGAAATGGCGATTAGCTCCGCACAAAACCGTTTAAAAGCGGAGAAAAAAGTGGTGCGGAAAAAGTTAGTGAGTGGCCCCGCATTACCAGGAAAATTGGCAGACTGTATTTCGCAAGATCTCAATCGCACCGAGCTATTTTTAGTCGAAGGGGATTCTGCGGGCGGTTCAGCAAAACAAGCCAGAGACAAAGAATTTCAAGCTATTTTGCCTTTGCGTGGGAAAATTTTGAATACGTGGGAAGTTTCCCCTGATCAAGTTTTAGCGTCAACGGAAGTTCATGACATTGCCGTGGCAATGGGAATTGATCCCGATAATGATGATTTAAGCCAACTGCGTTACGGCAAAATTTGTATTCTTGCTGATGCGGATTCAGACGGTTTGCACATTGCAACCTTATTATGTGCACTCTTTTTACGTCACTTCCCGAATTTAGTGCGTCATGGACACGTTTATGTGGCAATGCCACCGTTATATCGTATCGATATTGGTAAAGATGAAGTGTATTACGCATTGGAAGAAAAAGAAAAAGAAGCGATTTTGGCTCGTTTAACCAAGAAAAAAGGCACACCAAATGTACAACGTTTTAAAGGCTTAGGTGAAATGAATCCTAGCCAATTGCGTGAAACGACAATGGATCCAACCACTCGCCGTTTGGTTCAGCTGACTTTTGATGAGCAGGTGGAAGAGCAGGACGATAGTGTGGATACCTTTGAGCTAATGGATATGTTACTTGCCAAAAAACGTGCTGAAGATCGTAAGAAATGGCTGCAAGACCGTGGTGATGAAGCGGATTTAGCGGTTTAACTTTTTGGGGCGAGAGCATTTTTAGATCCTTTTTTAATTGGTATCGAAAGCCCCGCCCGAAAGGGATTAAGGGTTTTCAAATGGAGTATCTAGCCGTTTTGATGAACGCAGGAAATCTTTCTGTCTGAAAGAAAATTTACATAAATGGTATTTATATTTGACATTTTTAGCTTGAAATGCGATAAAGTACGCCATTTTGTAATAAATACTTCTGGAGCATTTATGAATTTCAATCAACTTGCGGAACAACTTAAACACGAATTTTTCAGTGGCTGGAAACCGCTTGAAGTGGCTTTTCTGGTCTTAGCGACGGCAATGATTATCTGGTCTGGTTTGGATAATCCTTATGAAAAGCAGACATTTTTAGGAATGGTTGCGGGTATTTCTGGCATTATTTGTAATGTTTTCGTGAGTAAGGGAAAAATCAGTAACTATCTATTTGGTGTGATTTTTGCTTACAGTTATTTCTATGTTGCTTTGGCAAATAATTTCCTCGGCGAAATGAATACCACCCTTTACGTTTACATTCCTGCTCAATTTATCGGCTATTTTTTGTGGAAACAAAATATGCAAAAAGATGGTGATGCAGAAGCCGTTATCACAAAATCGTTAAGTCTGGAGGGCTGGGCGATTGTGATTACATTGATGAGTATTGGTACGTTCTTATTTGTGCAAGCGTTAAATGCTGCGGGCAGTAGCTCAACGAGCTTGGACGGCTTAACCACCATCATTGTGGTTACCGCACAAACCTTAATGCTCTTGCGTTATCGTGAACAGTGGTTGTTGTGGATTCTCTTAAACATTCTCTCCATCATTCTCTGGGTAGAGAATCCGTCAATGTACATTATGTACACCGCTTATTTGCTCAACTCGCTTTACGGTTACTATAACTGGACGAAATTGCAGAAGGCCGCAGTCTAGCTTTGCTTCTGATGACAAGCGGTCAGTTCCGATAAAAAATTTGCAAAAAATTTGGCGGAACTGACCGCTTGTTTGGTTGAGAGCTTGTGGCAGATCTTCTCAACTCTCCCTTTTTCCGTTATCCTTACGGCAATTTTTTTCAGTGACAAATCAGCCTTGCAACTACCTTTACCCATTCATCAAATTGATGATGAGACCTTTGAGAATTTCTACACCGAAAACAGCCGACTGCTGTTAAATTCGCTCACCCAGAATTTTTCCGATGTCCGCCAGCCGTTTTTTTACATTTGGGGTGGGAAAAGTTGTGGCAAAAGCCATTTGCTCAAAGCGGTAAATAATCACTATTTGCTCAACGAACGTTCAGCGAGCTACATTCCTTTAGCCAAATCAAATTATTTCTCCCCCAGTGTGTTGGATAATGCCGATCAACTTGATGTGATTTGCTTGGACGATGTGCAAACGATTGTCGGTAACGAAGAGTGGGAATTGGCGATTTTCGATCTGTTCAACCAAATTCGTGAGCAGCAAGGCTTGTTCAGCCAAGGCAAAAAAACGTTATTGTTGGTCACTGCCGATCGTCCGCCAAACCAATTAGCGATCGGCTTGCCTGATCTGCGATCTCGGCTGACTTGGGGTGAAGTGTATAAATTAGATGATCTGAATGATGAGCAAAAACGTGATATTTTGCAACAAAACGCCCACCGAAAAGGCTTGGAACTGCCTGATGAAGTGGTCAATTTCTTGCTCAAGCGGGTCGAGCGGGATCTACATCTGTTATTGGTGAAATTGGAATTATTAGATCGGGCATCACTGCAGGCTCAACGCAAATTAACCATTCCGTTTGTTAAAGAGATTTTAGGACTATAAAATGAATAAAAACAACCAGTTAGTGCTAGAAAATATTGCGTGCGAGCGGGGCGAAACTCGGCTGTTTGAAGGCTGCAATTTGACCATTGAAAGCGGTCAGTGGTGGCAGATTGAAGGGCATAATGGCATCGGCAAAACGAGTTTATTACGCATTTTGGCGGGGCTGGCGGTAGCGGCAGAAGGGCAAGTGTTATGGAACGGTGTGCCAATCCAAAAACAGCGAGAAGCGTATTACGAAGATCTGTTCTATTTAGGGCATCACGCGGGGATCAAACCTGAGTTGACAGCGTGGGAAAATCTGCGATTTTTCCAAAAAATTCAAGGCTTGCCATTAAGCGATGAAGATCTCTGGAATGCGTTAGGTAAGGTGTCGCTGATTGGGCGAGAAGATTTACCTTGCTCGCATTTGTCCGCAGGGCAGCAACGGCGAGTGGCGTTGGCGAAATTATGGCTCACCCAAGCAACGTTATGGATTTTAGATGAACCTTTTACCGCCATTGATAAAAAAGGCGTGGCGGAATTGAACGCCCATATTGAACAGCATTGCGAGCAGGGCGGTATTGTGATTTTTACCAGTCACCAAACGGCTGAAAGCGACAAAGTGCAAATGCTTTCTCTCGATCCTTTTAAGGTAACTTAATGATTTTATTGACGATTATTCAACGAGAACTAACCATTGCGTTACGCAAGCCCGCAGAAATTTTAAATCCGCTGTGGTTTTTTCTGATTATTATCACGATGTTCCCGCTGTTAATGGGGCCAAACCCTGAATTACTTGGCAAAATCGCTTCGGGAACGGCGTGGGTGGCTGCGGTGTTGTCTGCATTGCTGTCGTTCGAGCGGCTCTTTCGCGATGACTATTTAGACGGCTCACTCGAGCAATTAGTGCTACTGCCAACGGGCTTGGCTCAAGTCGCACTGGCAAAAGTGATCGCCCACTGGCTGCTCACTGGCTTGCCACTGATTTTGCTTTCGCCGATTACGGCGGTCTTGCTTTCCCTTGAAATCAATGTGTGGTGGGCGTTAGTACTAACCCTGCTACTTGGTACGCCCATTTTGAGTTGTTTAGGGGCAATCGGTGTGGCATTAACCGTAGGGCTACGCAAAGGTGGCACACTATTGAGCCTATTGATTTTACCGCTCTTTTTGCCGGTGTTGATTTTCGCCGCTTCAGTATTAGAAGCGGCTACCTTAAACCTTGGATACACGGGGCAGTTAGCGATTTTAGGGGCAATGCTTGTGCTGTGCATAACTTTCTCCCCTTATGCAATCGCAGGAGCGTTAAGGGTGAGCTTGCAATAAAGAAAAATTCTGCTCCCGCTTGCGGGGGGCAGAATTTGTTACGACAAGCGGTCAGATCCGCCCAATTTTTTGCAAATCCCAATTTTATAAATTATTCATTTGGAGCATTTTATGTGGAAATGGTTACATCCTTATGCAAAATCGGAAACCCAATACCGTTTGCTGGGGAAAATTCAGCCTTGGTTGGCGGTGCTGACCTTTTTAACGCTGGTCGTCGCATTTGTGTGGGGCTTGGCGTTTGCCCCGAAGGACTATCAACAGGGCGATAGCTATCGGATTATTTTTATCCACGTGCCTGCAGCGATTTGGTCGATGGGGGTCTATGGTTCAATGGCGGTGGCGGCACTTGTTGCGTTGGTGTGGCAAATTCGCCAAGCCAGCCTTGCGATGATTTCTATGGCACCAATTGGGGCGGTGCTTGCCTTTATTTCGCTCGTAACGGGAGCAGTGTGGGGCAAACCAATGTGGGGAACTTGGTGGGTGTGGGACGCACGTTTAACTTCCGCCCTTGTGCTCTTCTTCTTATATCTCGGCGTGATGGCACTCTATTCGGCATTCCAAGATCGCAATATCGGAGCAAAAGCGGCGGGGATTTTGTCGATTGTGGGTGTCATCAACCTACCGATTATTCACTTTTCGGTAGAGTGGTGGAACACCTTGCACCAAGGTGCAACCATCACGAAATTCGATAAACCCTCAATGGCGGTGGAAATGCTCATTCCATTGTTATTGGCAATTTTTGGCACGATGTTATTTATGATTTGGCTCAGCGTACTGCGTTATCGTGCGGCATTATTACACGATGAGCGTAAACGCCCTTGGGTGCGTGAATTGGCAGCACAAGCAAAGTAGGAGAGCAAAATGACCTTTCAATTTGAATCAATCAGCGATTTCTTTGCCATGGGCGGCTACGGCTTTTTCGTCTGGCTTGCTTACGGCATCACGTTTTTAGCTTGCGGTATTTTGATCTGGCAAAGCAAACGAGAAATCCGTCAGACTTTGAACTTGGTTAGCAAAGAAGTTACTCGAGAAGCTCAGGCTAAAAAATCACAATCTCAATAGTGGATAAGATCTAGATCAAACTTTATTGAAATTTTTACGGAAAATTTGTGAGCTCTCTCACACTTCTGTCGTTTGCCCGTTTTTGCTAAACGGGTTTTTGTTATATTGCAATGGACTACACAAAGGTTGGGAGGTGCTATGGAAAACCAAACTGATAACAAAACGATGAGAAATGGCATTATTTTATTGTTAGATGTCATTTTATTCTTTGCCTTATTGGCATATCTACCTTATGAACCACAAGCAAATAAAGGCTTGGCGTTGTTGGCTTTTGTTGCCGTGCTTTGGCTAACAGAGGCCCTGCACGTGACGATTACCGCATTGCTTGTCCCGATTTTGGCGATTGGGTTGGGGTTAGTCACGTCTAAAGAAGCCTTAGCCACTTTTGCTGATCCAACTATTTTCCTATTCTTTGGGGGCTTTGCGTTAGCGGCGGCGTTGCATATTCAGCAGCTTGACCGAATGATCGCTAACAACATTATGGCTCTTGCACGTGGCAAACTTTCCCTTGCGGTACTTTATTTGTTTGGTGTGACTGCATTTCTTTCGATGTGGATTAGTAACACGGCAACCGCAGCGATGATGTTACCGCTGGCGATGGGGGTGTTGAGCAAAATGGACAAAGAGCGTGAACATAACACATATGTTTTTGTCTTGTTAGGGATTGCATACAGTGCCAGTATCGGCGGTATGGGAACCCTTGTTGGTAGTCCACCAAATAACATTGTGGCATCAAACCTTAACTTAACCTTTGCGGATTGGTTGGGTTATGGCTTGCCAATTATGATTTTATTATTGCCATTGATGGTAGGCGTGCTTTATGTGGTATTTAAACCGAATTTAAACCGCCGATTCGATTTTGATTTTGAAAAAATTGAGATGACCAAAAGCCGTATTATTACACTAGTGATCTTTGTGGTGATTGCACTTTGCTGGATTTTCAGCAAATACATTAACCCTGCACTATCAAGCTTACTTGGCATTAAAAATATCGCTAGCTTTGACAGTATCGTCGCCTTAACTGCTGCCGTCTTGCTTTGTGCCACTCGTGTCGTGAGTTGGGATCAAATCCAAAAAAATACCGAATGGGGCGTGTTAATGCTCTTCGGGGGGGCTTGACTTTAAGTGCGGTACTTGGCAAAACAGGGGCAAGCAAAGTGATGGCAGACGGTATCGTCTTTATGATCCAAGGCGGACATTTCTACCTTATCGGCTTAATTGTTGCGGCGTTTATTATCTTCCTAACGGAATTTACCTCGAATACCGCAAGTGCCGCATTACTGGTGCCAATTTTCATCTCAATCGCCCAGGCGTTAAATGCCCCACCAGTTGGGTTAGCGTTAATCGTTGGCTTAGGGGCGTCTTGTGCCTTTATGTTGCCAGTTGCCACTCCGCCAAATGCAATTGTGTTTGGTACGGGTCAAGTGAAACAGAGTGAAATGGTTAAAGCAGGTATTTGGCTCAATTTACTCTGTGTCTTTGTGATTGCAACCTTTGGCTACTTGTTCTGGTTATAATTTGCAAAATGTTGAGCAGAAGTGACCGCTTGTTGTGATGACAAGCGGTCATTTTCTTAGAGAATTTTGCAAATTTATCATTATTTCATTTTATGAAGAAAGTCGGTGAAATTTCACAATAATTTGATCTACATTCGCCCAATTTAAATGGAAACTGTTATAATCCGTCCGTTTTTATTTTGAATGTCAAAGAGGAACTCACTATGTCCGTAAAAAAAATGGCAGACCTTGACCTTGCAGGTAAACGTCTTTTCATTCGTGCTGATCTCAATGTGCCAGTGAAAGATGGCAAAGTAACATCCGATGCACGTATTCGTGCGACTATCCCAACGTTAAAATTAGCGTTGCAAAAAGGTGCAAAAGTGATGGTTACTTCGCACTTAGGTCGTCCAACTGAAGGCGTGTTTGAAGAAGCAAACTCATTACAACCCGTGGTAGACTACTTAAACAGTGCGTTAGATGTGCCAGTACGTTTAGTTCGTGATTACCTAGACGGCGTGGAAGTGAACGAAAATGAAATCGTGGTGCTTGAAAACGTGCGTATCAATAAAGGTGAGAAGAAAAACGATCCTGAATTAGCGAAAAAATATGCCGCACTATGTGATGTATTCGTGATGGATGCCTTCGGAACGGCTCACCGTGCGGAAGGTTCAACCTACGGCGTAGCACAGTTCGCACCAGTGGCTTGTGCAGGTCCATTATTAGCCGCTGAGTTAGATGCCCTTGGTAAAGCCTTAAAAGAGCCACAACGCCCAATGTTAGCGATTGTTGGTGGTTCAAAAGTATCGACTAAACTTACCGTTTTAGACTCTCTTTCAAAAATTGCAGACCAACTTATCGTGGGCGGCGGTATCGCAAACACTTTCATTGCAGCAGAAGGCAACAATGTCGGCAATTCTTTATACGAAGCGGATTTAATCCCAGAAGCACAACGCTTATCTAAAGCAACTAATATTCCAGTGCCAGTTGATGTACGTGTCGGTACTGAATTCTCTGAAACGGCAGTAGCAACTGAAAAAGCGGTGAATGCCGTGGCTGATGGTGAATCTATCTTCGATATCGGTGACAAATCGGCAGAACAACTTGCTGAAATTATCCGCAATGCGAAAACCATTTTATGGAATGGTCCTGTTGGCGTGTTTGAATTCCCGAACTTCCGTAAAGGAACCGAAGTGGTGGCGAATGCTATCGCCGAAGCAACTGCAAACGGGGCATTTTCAATCGCAGGCGGTGGTGATACGTTAGCGGCAATCGATCTATTCGGCATTGCAGATAAAATTTCATACATCTCAACCGGCGGCGGTGCATTCTTAGAATTCGTAGAAGGCAAAGTGTTGCCAGCGGTGGAAATTCTTGAGAAACGTGCAAACGACTAATGAATAAATTCTCCCCCGCAAGGCGGGAGCTGTACCCGAACGAAAGTGAGGGGGTAGGGGCTTACAAGCGGTAAGTTTCCAACAGATTTTTGCAAGTGCCCCCTTCGGTTTCGCTACGCTCAACCAATTACTCGCTCCGCTCGCCCTTCGGGTCGTTGGCAAAGCCAACGCTCAAATGCTAAAGCA
The nucleotide sequence above comes from Pasteurellaceae bacterium Orientalotternb1. Encoded proteins:
- a CDS encoding DNA topoisomerase IV subunit B; its protein translation is MSEKRYGADEITVLKDLEPVQLRPGMYTDTTRPNHLGQEVIDNSVDEALSGFASQIDVILHADNSLEVIDNGRGMPVDIHSTEKISGVELILTKLHAGGKFSNKNYTFSGGLHGVGISVVNALSKRVDITIKRGGEIYTIAFENGVKVEDLKVIGNCPKRQTGTTVRFYPNEKYFDSPKFSVSRLRHLLRAKAVLCPKLTINFTDHINHSQETWYYEDGLADYLNETLQGYEIIPNPAFIGDVKGESEAVSWALVWLPEGELLNESYVNLIPTSLGGTHVNGLRQGLFKAMNEFCDLHNLLPRGVKLTADDVWNRCAYVLSLKMQEPQFAGQTKERLSSRQAASYVENAIKDAFSLWLNQNVQAGQQLAEMAISSAQNRLKAEKKVVRKKLVSGPALPGKLADCISQDLNRTELFLVEGDSAGGSAKQARDKEFQAILPLRGKILNTWEVSPDQVLASTEVHDIAVAMGIDPDNDDLSQLRYGKICILADADSDGLHIATLLCALFLRHFPNLVRHGHVYVAMPPLYRIDIGKDEVYYALEEKEKEAILARLTKKKGTPNVQRFKGLGEMNPSQLRETTMDPTTRRLVQLTFDEQVEEQDDSVDTFELMDMLLAKKRAEDRKKWLQDRGDEADLAV
- a CDS encoding nicotinamide riboside transporter pnuC, with the translated sequence MNFNQLAEQLKHEFFSGWKPLEVAFLVLATAMIIWSGLDNPYEKQTFLGMVAGISGIICNVFVSKGKISNYLFGVIFAYSYFYVALANNFLGEMNTTLYVYIPAQFIGYFLWKQNMQKDGDAEAVITKSLSLEGWAIVITLMSIGTFLFVQALNAAGSSSTSLDGLTTIIVVTAQTLMLLRYREQWLLWILLNILSIILWVENPSMYIMYTAYLLNSLYGYYNWTKLQKAAV
- a CDS encoding DnaA regulatory inactivator Hda, whose product is MQLPLPIHQIDDETFENFYTENSRLLLNSLTQNFSDVRQPFFYIWGGKSCGKSHLLKAVNNHYLLNERSASYIPLAKSNYFSPSVLDNADQLDVICLDDVQTIVGNEEWELAIFDLFNQIREQQGLFSQGKKTLLLVTADRPPNQLAIGLPDLRSRLTWGEVYKLDDLNDEQKRDILQQNAHRKGLELPDEVVNFLLKRVERDLHLLLVKLELLDRASLQAQRKLTIPFVKEILGL
- a CDS encoding heme ABC transporter ATP-binding protein CcmA; translated protein: MNKNNQLVLENIACERGETRLFEGCNLTIESGQWWQIEGHNGIGKTSLLRILAGLAVAAEGQVLWNGVPIQKQREAYYEDLFYLGHHAGIKPELTAWENLRFFQKIQGLPLSDEDLWNALGKVSLIGREDLPCSHLSAGQQRRVALAKLWLTQATLWILDEPFTAIDKKGVAELNAHIEQHCEQGGIVIFTSHQTAESDKVQMLSLDPFKVT
- a CDS encoding heme exporter protein CcmB, whose product is MILLTIIQRELTIALRKPAEILNPLWFFLIIITMFPLLMGPNPELLGKIASGTAWVAAVLSALLSFERLFRDDYLDGSLEQLVLLPTGLAQVALAKVIAHWLLTGLPLILLSPITAVLLSLEINVWWALVLTLLLGTPILSCLGAIGVALTVGLRKGGTLLSLLILPLFLPVLIFAASVLEAATLNLGYTGQLAILGAMLVLCITFSPYAIAGALRVSLQ